Proteins encoded together in one Balaenoptera ricei isolate mBalRic1 chromosome 2, mBalRic1.hap2, whole genome shotgun sequence window:
- the LOC132360462 gene encoding TIMELESS-interacting protein-like, with amino-acid sequence MLEPQENGLIDLPDYEHIEDETSPPFPPPASPGREDGEGAEPEEELGRGARAPVPPKRTVKSNIPKLNAERLISERGLPALRHVFDKAKFKGKGHEAEDLKTLIRHMEHWVHRLFPKLQFEDFIDRVEYLGNKKEVQTCLKQIRLDLPILHEDLVSNKDEVGENSGHDVTATELDPFLTSSSESAKFDSESSRSLTEEQQQRIERNKQLALERRQAKLLSNSQSLGDDLLMNTPSTQTPEEGSTGEEQKEEESNGFNKDLLDNPHNDAAANTVNEEKELKIEKMQLDQSF; translated from the coding sequence atGCTAGAACCACAGGAGAATGGCTTGATTGACCTACCAGATTATGAGCATATAGAAGATGAAACTTCTCCTccattcccacctccagcctctccagggAGAGAAGATGGTGAAGGAGCTGAACCTGAGGAAGAGTTAGGGAGAGGAGCACGTGCTCCTGTACCTCCAAAGAGAACAGTTAAAAGCAATATACCCAAGCTGAATGCTGAGAGATTAATTTCAGAGAGAGGGCTTCCAGCATTAAGGCATGTGTTTGATAAGGCAAAATTCAAAGGTAAAGGTCATGAGGCTGAGGACTTGAAGACACTAATCAGACACATGGAGCACTGGGTGCATAGGCTGTTCCCTAAACTGCAATTTGAAGATTTTATTGACAGAGTTGAATATCtgggaaataaaaaggaagttcAGACCTGTTTAAAACAAATTCGCCTTGATCTCCCTATTTTACATGAAGATTTGGTTAGCAATAAAGATGAAGTAGGGGAAAATAGCGGCCATGATGTAACTGCTACCGAGTTAGATCCCTTTCTGACAAGCTCATCTGAAAGTGCAAAGTTTGATTCTGAGTCTAGTAGAAGCCTaacagaagaacaacaacaaagaattgAGAGAAATAAACAACTGGCCTTGGAAAGAAGACAGGCAAAGCTACTGAGTAATAGTCAGTCCCTAGGAGATGACTTGTTAATGAACACACCCAGTACACAGACACCTGAAGAGGGTAGTACAGGTGAGGAGCAAAAGGAGGAAGAATCAAATGGATTTAACAAAGACCTTCTAGACAATCCACATAATGATGCTGCTGCCAATACTGTAAATGAAGAGAAggaattaaaaatagagaaaatgcaacTGGACcagtccttttaa